A stretch of the Asticcacaulis sp. ZE23SCel15 genome encodes the following:
- a CDS encoding carboxymuconolactone decarboxylase family protein, producing MTKSYPDITRRISGNLKTLRRDIPETMAGFSALAQAATKDGALDKKTKELIALAIGVSTRCDGCIGFHTEALVRLGATKLEVEETLGMAIYMGGGPSLMYAADAIAAFDQFADAAQAA from the coding sequence ATGACCAAATCCTATCCCGATATTACCCGTCGCATTTCAGGGAATTTGAAAACCCTGCGCCGCGATATCCCTGAGACTATGGCGGGCTTTTCCGCGCTGGCGCAGGCGGCGACCAAGGACGGTGCGCTGGATAAGAAAACCAAGGAACTGATCGCGCTGGCGATTGGTGTATCGACACGCTGCGATGGTTGCATAGGCTTTCATACCGAAGCTCTGGTTCGGTTGGGGGCGACCAAATTGGAGGTTGAGGAAACGCTGGGTATGGCCATCTACATGGGCGGCGGCCCGTCGCTGATGTATGCCGCGGATGCAATCGCGGCCTTTGATCAATTTGCGGACGCAGCACAAGCGGCGTAA
- a CDS encoding methyl-accepting chemotaxis protein: MTIKSRILALVAAFALMASAITGLGLITIGDYDKMIDDYGSAYENAYNGERLNRLVTAVVMESRGVYMASDIDGAKKFADGIDKNLDEMMGMLATWKTSLRGDELPEFAKVEARSQEFNTFRREVARLGRDVSPQDANVMGNNDANRENRKAFQQEIDAMVETIRADLNRSESAINKYNDTRAMLFLLMAASGIVFLVCASLWVAIQSISRPLQNVTGSVNKISDGAYDTVIPEAKGKDEISSLWRSIRVLRDRAAEAEALKGEQQLAEKRAYAELMQERNRIASEFEKHMGELATRFINSSRTVADAARGLSENADDTNTRAASVSSAAIEAANNVQNVAAATEELSASVGEINQQVIRTSEVTRLAVVEAQKTEQAIQTLQVAANEIGEVINLIQAIAAQTNLLALNATIESARAGEAGKGFAVVASEVKQLAQQTAKATDDIRTKISEIQSATTITVGSIDAIVRTIETIGQLTSSIAASVEQQGAATNEIANNTNLAASGTRDVTGHITGVGRAAQSTGEAAQSLLSLSSDLEGRSEDLQAEVVSFVTRLRAA, translated from the coding sequence ATGACCATAAAGTCCAGAATTCTAGCCTTGGTTGCAGCCTTTGCGCTGATGGCCAGCGCCATCACCGGCCTCGGCCTGATCACCATCGGCGATTACGACAAGATGATCGACGACTACGGCAGCGCCTATGAAAACGCCTATAATGGTGAGCGCCTGAACCGCCTTGTGACCGCCGTTGTGATGGAATCGCGCGGCGTCTATATGGCCAGCGACATCGACGGCGCTAAAAAATTCGCTGACGGCATCGACAAGAATCTTGATGAAATGATGGGGATGCTGGCGACGTGGAAGACCTCGCTGCGTGGTGATGAACTGCCGGAATTCGCCAAGGTCGAAGCGCGGTCGCAGGAGTTCAACACCTTCCGCCGCGAAGTCGCCCGTCTTGGCCGTGACGTGTCACCGCAGGATGCCAATGTCATGGGCAATAACGACGCCAACCGTGAAAACCGCAAGGCGTTCCAGCAAGAGATCGATGCGATGGTGGAAACCATTCGTGCGGACCTCAACCGCTCCGAAAGCGCTATCAACAAATATAACGACACCCGCGCCATGCTGTTTCTGCTAATGGCCGCGTCGGGCATTGTCTTTCTGGTGTGCGCCTCGCTGTGGGTGGCCATCCAGTCGATTTCCCGTCCGCTCCAGAACGTCACCGGCAGTGTGAATAAGATCTCTGACGGCGCTTACGATACGGTTATCCCGGAAGCTAAGGGCAAGGACGAAATCTCCAGCCTGTGGCGCTCGATCCGCGTCCTGCGTGACCGCGCTGCCGAAGCTGAAGCGCTCAAGGGCGAACAGCAACTGGCCGAAAAACGCGCCTACGCCGAACTGATGCAGGAACGTAACCGTATCGCCTCTGAGTTTGAAAAGCACATGGGTGAACTGGCCACCCGCTTCATCAATTCCTCACGCACCGTAGCCGATGCGGCCCGCGGCCTGTCGGAAAATGCCGACGACACCAATACCCGCGCCGCCTCCGTGTCGTCTGCCGCGATCGAAGCCGCCAACAACGTCCAGAACGTCGCCGCCGCCACCGAAGAACTGTCGGCTAGCGTCGGTGAAATCAACCAGCAGGTCATCCGCACCTCAGAAGTCACCCGTCTGGCGGTCGTAGAAGCCCAAAAGACCGAACAGGCCATCCAGACCCTTCAGGTTGCCGCCAATGAGATAGGCGAAGTCATCAACCTGATTCAGGCCATCGCCGCCCAGACTAACCTGCTGGCGCTCAACGCCACCATCGAGTCGGCCCGCGCCGGCGAAGCGGGCAAAGGCTTTGCGGTCGTGGCCTCTGAGGTCAAACAACTGGCCCAGCAAACCGCCAAGGCCACCGACGATATCCGCACCAAGATCTCGGAAATCCAGTCAGCGACCACCATCACTGTGGGTTCGATCGATGCCATTGTCCGCACCATTGAAACCATCGGCCAGTTGACCTCATCGATTGCCGCCTCCGTTGAACAGCAAGGGGCTGCGACCAATGAAATCGCTAACAACACCAACCTGGCAGCTTCTGGCACACGCGACGTGACCGGCCATATCACCGGCGTGGGCCGTGCGGCCCAATCGACCGGCGAAGCGGCACAATCGCTGCTCAGCCTGTCGTCCGACCTCGAAGGCCGCTCCGAAGACCTTCAGGCCGAGGTGGTCAGCTTCGTGACCCGCCTGCGCGCCGCTTAA
- a CDS encoding S-(hydroxymethyl)glutathione dehydrogenase/class III alcohol dehydrogenase has protein sequence MKTRAAVAFEAKKPLEIVEVDLEGPKFGEVLVEIKATGICHTDAYTLDGLDSEGLFPSILGHEGAGVVVEVGPGVVSLKPGDHVIPLYTPECRQCKSCLSRKTNLCTAIRATQGKGLMPDGTSRFSYKGQAIHHYMGCSTFANHTVMPEIALAKIRTDAPFDKVCYIGCGVTTGVGAVTNTAQVEPGANAVVFGLGGIGLNVIQGLKMVGADKIVGVDINDDKAEWGRRFGMTHFVNPKKIDGDIVAHLVELTGGGADYTFDCTGNVEVMRQALEACHRGWGESIIIGVAPSGAEIKTRPFQLVTGRVWKGSAFGGARGRTDVPKIVDWYMDGKIEIDPMITHILPLEKINDAFDLMHRGESIRSVVVF, from the coding sequence ATGAAGACCCGCGCCGCCGTTGCCTTTGAAGCCAAAAAGCCCTTGGAAATCGTGGAGGTTGATCTCGAAGGCCCCAAATTCGGTGAGGTTCTGGTCGAGATAAAGGCGACCGGCATTTGCCACACCGATGCCTACACTCTGGATGGTCTCGATTCCGAAGGTTTGTTCCCCTCGATCCTCGGTCACGAAGGGGCGGGGGTCGTGGTTGAGGTCGGTCCTGGCGTGGTTTCCTTAAAGCCGGGTGACCATGTTATCCCGCTTTATACGCCGGAATGTCGCCAATGTAAGTCGTGCCTGTCGCGTAAGACGAATTTGTGTACGGCGATTCGTGCAACTCAGGGTAAGGGGCTCATGCCGGACGGCACGTCACGGTTTTCCTACAAAGGGCAGGCGATCCATCACTATATGGGCTGCTCGACCTTTGCTAATCACACCGTCATGCCGGAAATTGCGCTGGCCAAGATCCGCACTGATGCCCCCTTTGATAAGGTCTGTTATATCGGTTGTGGTGTGACGACCGGCGTGGGGGCAGTGACCAATACGGCTCAGGTTGAGCCCGGTGCCAATGCGGTGGTGTTTGGTCTGGGCGGTATCGGGCTTAATGTCATTCAGGGTCTGAAGATGGTGGGTGCTGATAAGATCGTCGGTGTCGACATCAATGACGATAAGGCCGAGTGGGGCCGACGCTTTGGCATGACCCATTTCGTCAACCCCAAGAAAATTGACGGCGATATCGTCGCCCATCTGGTCGAACTGACCGGCGGCGGGGCGGACTACACCTTTGACTGCACCGGCAATGTCGAGGTCATGCGTCAGGCGCTGGAGGCCTGCCACCGCGGCTGGGGCGAAAGCATTATCATCGGCGTGGCTCCGTCAGGGGCTGAGATCAAGACCCGTCCGTTCCAGTTGGTGACCGGGCGCGTGTGGAAAGGTTCGGCCTTTGGCGGCGCGCGCGGGCGGACCGATGTGCCGAAAATTGTTGACTGGTACATGGACGGCAAGATCGAGATAGATCCGATGATCACCCACATCCTGCCCTTAGAGAAAATCAATGATGCCTTTGATCTGATGCACCGTGGCGAAAGCATCCGTTCTGTCGTAGTGTTTTAA